From Solea senegalensis isolate Sse05_10M linkage group LG7, IFAPA_SoseM_1, whole genome shotgun sequence, a single genomic window includes:
- the LOC122772037 gene encoding uncharacterized protein KIAA0895-like isoform X2 codes for MVLDSGEVAMDRVEGEHIGSCRDPLEPDVRADPLKPTSPSATTRTPSKKSNAAKKEKVSHNGLPAQTHHSPVEKRASLKVGATPRPPLRRPLSLEMTPRSLRGSQEQMADRRPPWRSGSAAPSPPARSLTSPSLGAGGWMRRSESTCSVNYSLGLRASKGQMRPATSLPHIAKGTGATSQPAPVRSCLLVALRPLNLEQEKQAFFQSDFKYEPQFEYTQPEPRSVLEKYREGSGLFLEQAVGIMECVLRKFGSYENFEVVTGGNVLSKSQIWAAVRKYLQKEGCVGEVVVRLSDELLSQAVMVVESCRPTLTINLAGARQHWLEGMLRHEIGTHYLRGVNNSLQPWASADGRKQFGLKPANPTEEGLASLHSVLLRKQPYLWRAALLYYTVYHAASMSFSQLFSHIARFVQNPDVRWEYCLRAKRGQTDTSQPGCFSKDQVYLDGILQLLRHRRSIDFKILTSLGKIRGKGAS; via the exons ATGGTGCTGGACTCAGGTGAAGTCGCCATGGATCGGGTCGAGGGCGAACACATCGGCAGCTGCAGAGACCCGTTGGAGCCGGATGTCAGAGCAGATCCACTCAAACCCACCAGCCCTTCTGCAACAACCAGAACACCGTCCAAGAAGAGCAATGCAGCGAAGAAAGAGAAGGTGTCCCACAACGGGCTCCCAGCCCAGACCCACCACAGTCCAGTGGAGAAGAGGGCATCGTTAAAAGTTGGCGCCACACCCAGACCCCCGCTTCGCCGTCCCCTCAGCCTGGAGATGACCCCCAGGAGCCTGCGAGGGTCTCAGGAGCAGATGGCGGACAGGCGGCCTCCTTGGCGCAGCGGCTCTGCTGCTCCCTCACCTCCAGCTCGCAGCCTGACCAGCCCCAGTCTGGGTGCAGGTGGATGGATGCGGCGCAGTGAGAGCACCTGCTCGGTAAACTACTCCCTGGGGCTCCGGGCAAGCAAGGGGCAAATGCGACCTGCCACCTCGCTCCCGCACATCGCTAAAGGGACGGGGGCTACGTCGCAGCCCGCACCCGTCAGGTCCTGCCTGCTCGTCGCCCTGAGGCCTCTGAACctggagcaggagaagcagGCTTTCTTCCAGTCGGATTTCAAGTACGAGCCCCAGTTTGAGTACACTCAACCTGAGCCGAGGTCTGTGCTGGAGAAGTACCGCGAGGGCTCAGGCCTGTTCCTCGAGCAG GCGGTTGGAATCATGGAGTGCGTCCTGAGGAAGTTTGGCTCTTATGAGAACTTTGAGGTGGTGACCGGTGGAAACGTGCTCTCTAAAAGTCAGATCTGGGCTGCGGTTCGCAAATATCTGCAGAAAGAAGGCTGCGTGGGAGAg GTCGTCGTGCGTCTGTCTGATGAGCTGCTGTCTCAGGCAGTGATGGTGGTGGAGAGCTGTCGTCCCACTCTGACCATTAACTTGGCTGGAGCTCGGCAGCACTGGCTGGAGGGGATGCTGAGGCATGAGATAG GGACACATTACCTGCGAGGTGTCAACAACAGTCTGCAGCCGTGGGCCAGCGCAGACGGCAGGAAGCAGTTTGGCCTCAAACCGGCCAACCCTACAGAGGAAGGCCTGGCCAGCCTGCACAGCGTCCTGCTGAGGAAGCAGCCGTATCTGTGGCGAGCAGCTCTGCTCTACTACACCGTCTACCACGCTGCCAGCATGAGCTTCAGCCAGCTCTTCAGTCACATCGCACGCTTCGTCCAGAACCCCGACGTCCGCTGGGAGTACTGTCTGAGAGCCAAGAGAGGACAGACGGACACGTCGCAGCCCG gcTGCTTCAGTAAAGATCAGGTTTACCTGGACGGAATCCTGCAACTTCTCCGCCATCGAAGGTCCATCGACTTCAAGATATTAACGTCTTTAGGAAAA aTCAGAGGTAAAGGAGCTTCCTGA
- the LOC122772037 gene encoding uncharacterized protein KIAA0895-like isoform X1, whose product MVLDSGEVAMDRVEGEHIGSCRDPLEPDVRADPLKPTSPSATTRTPSKKSNAAKKEKVSHNGLPAQTHHSPVEKRASLKVGATPRPPLRRPLSLEMTPRSLRGSQEQMADRRPPWRSGSAAPSPPARSLTSPSLGAGGWMRRSESTCSVNYSLGLRASKGQMRPATSLPHIAKGTGATSQPAPVRSCLLVALRPLNLEQEKQAFFQSDFKYEPQFEYTQPEPRSVLEKYREGSGLFLEQAVGIMECVLRKFGSYENFEVVTGGNVLSKSQIWAAVRKYLQKEGCVGEVVVRLSDELLSQAVMVVESCRPTLTINLAGARQHWLEGMLRHEIGTHYLRGVNNSLQPWASADGRKQFGLKPANPTEEGLASLHSVLLRKQPYLWRAALLYYTVYHAASMSFSQLFSHIARFVQNPDVRWEYCLRAKRGQTDTSQPGCFSKDQVYLDGILQLLRHRRSIDFKILTSLGKVSYKDVARLRPLATHSRTRIPHFMRDPERYLQHLDHIVAVNELDDSTLRRLLPWPPEPERTEAEDAGTPSTPCVT is encoded by the exons ATGGTGCTGGACTCAGGTGAAGTCGCCATGGATCGGGTCGAGGGCGAACACATCGGCAGCTGCAGAGACCCGTTGGAGCCGGATGTCAGAGCAGATCCACTCAAACCCACCAGCCCTTCTGCAACAACCAGAACACCGTCCAAGAAGAGCAATGCAGCGAAGAAAGAGAAGGTGTCCCACAACGGGCTCCCAGCCCAGACCCACCACAGTCCAGTGGAGAAGAGGGCATCGTTAAAAGTTGGCGCCACACCCAGACCCCCGCTTCGCCGTCCCCTCAGCCTGGAGATGACCCCCAGGAGCCTGCGAGGGTCTCAGGAGCAGATGGCGGACAGGCGGCCTCCTTGGCGCAGCGGCTCTGCTGCTCCCTCACCTCCAGCTCGCAGCCTGACCAGCCCCAGTCTGGGTGCAGGTGGATGGATGCGGCGCAGTGAGAGCACCTGCTCGGTAAACTACTCCCTGGGGCTCCGGGCAAGCAAGGGGCAAATGCGACCTGCCACCTCGCTCCCGCACATCGCTAAAGGGACGGGGGCTACGTCGCAGCCCGCACCCGTCAGGTCCTGCCTGCTCGTCGCCCTGAGGCCTCTGAACctggagcaggagaagcagGCTTTCTTCCAGTCGGATTTCAAGTACGAGCCCCAGTTTGAGTACACTCAACCTGAGCCGAGGTCTGTGCTGGAGAAGTACCGCGAGGGCTCAGGCCTGTTCCTCGAGCAG GCGGTTGGAATCATGGAGTGCGTCCTGAGGAAGTTTGGCTCTTATGAGAACTTTGAGGTGGTGACCGGTGGAAACGTGCTCTCTAAAAGTCAGATCTGGGCTGCGGTTCGCAAATATCTGCAGAAAGAAGGCTGCGTGGGAGAg GTCGTCGTGCGTCTGTCTGATGAGCTGCTGTCTCAGGCAGTGATGGTGGTGGAGAGCTGTCGTCCCACTCTGACCATTAACTTGGCTGGAGCTCGGCAGCACTGGCTGGAGGGGATGCTGAGGCATGAGATAG GGACACATTACCTGCGAGGTGTCAACAACAGTCTGCAGCCGTGGGCCAGCGCAGACGGCAGGAAGCAGTTTGGCCTCAAACCGGCCAACCCTACAGAGGAAGGCCTGGCCAGCCTGCACAGCGTCCTGCTGAGGAAGCAGCCGTATCTGTGGCGAGCAGCTCTGCTCTACTACACCGTCTACCACGCTGCCAGCATGAGCTTCAGCCAGCTCTTCAGTCACATCGCACGCTTCGTCCAGAACCCCGACGTCCGCTGGGAGTACTGTCTGAGAGCCAAGAGAGGACAGACGGACACGTCGCAGCCCG gcTGCTTCAGTAAAGATCAGGTTTACCTGGACGGAATCCTGCAACTTCTCCGCCATCGAAGGTCCATCGACTTCAAGATATTAACGTCTTTAGGAAAA GTGTCGTACAAGGACGTGGCGAGGCTGCGTCCTCTGGCGACGCACTCCAGGACCAGAATCCCGCACTTCATGCGAGACCCAGAACGGTACCTGCAGCACCTGGACCACATCGTCGCGGTGAACGAATTGGACGACTCGACGCTGCGGCGCCTGCTGCCGTGGCCGCCTGAACCCGAGAGGACGGAGGCGGAGGACGCCGGCACGCCGTCGACGCCATGTGTGACgtaa